Proteins found in one Methylobacter sp. S3L5C genomic segment:
- a CDS encoding uroporphyrinogen-III C-methyltransferase, which produces MAELSEQQEQDLSETKQIQRSRSGLWFGIIVLLIIIGLAGAGFYFFTQLRSQQEGLGGEVKGQMSKQIADYQSQLVAIQSQLATIESTVAGKDTHFTKTLADFSSLHNEKLESTRKELNDSIARIQRQLGKTRGDWLIADAEYLLSVANERLHLIGDVNTTREALEAADQRLRESGDVGAFKVREQIAKEIDVVKRVNVPDVVGIYAAIQAMQDRVDKLVLFLPYTGKAFTPPVAEKEPSGEATADQGMIDSAMDQLEGIVTIRHSEHEVKEILTPEEAQFIKEQLRVKLEMVKIALVQHNEGLFHSGLADAKKWTEEHFTKDVEVNNFIAELDRFTTIKIRSQFPDISLSLKMLRDITKLRIETDKSMQPAETVVPVENVDAVKPTEIVVPVEKIESTKPTEVIVPSEAVPAAQ; this is translated from the coding sequence GTGGCCGAATTGAGTGAACAACAAGAACAAGATCTGAGCGAGACCAAACAAATCCAGCGATCGCGGAGTGGCTTATGGTTTGGCATTATTGTACTGCTCATTATTATTGGACTTGCAGGTGCCGGTTTTTATTTTTTTACACAATTACGAAGCCAACAGGAAGGCTTGGGTGGTGAAGTTAAAGGGCAGATGTCAAAGCAGATTGCTGACTATCAGTCCCAACTTGTTGCCATTCAGTCCCAACTTGCAACCATAGAATCTACTGTTGCCGGTAAAGATACTCACTTTACCAAAACACTTGCTGACTTCTCCAGCTTACACAACGAAAAATTGGAAAGTACCCGCAAAGAGTTGAATGATTCTATTGCCAGAATCCAGCGTCAACTGGGCAAGACCCGTGGTGACTGGTTAATCGCCGATGCCGAGTATTTATTAAGTGTCGCCAATGAACGATTGCATTTAATCGGTGATGTTAATACCACACGTGAAGCATTAGAAGCAGCCGATCAACGTTTAAGAGAAAGCGGAGATGTTGGTGCATTTAAAGTACGGGAACAGATTGCCAAAGAAATTGACGTGGTCAAGAGAGTTAACGTGCCTGATGTTGTGGGTATTTATGCGGCAATTCAGGCTATGCAAGATCGGGTTGATAAATTAGTCTTGTTTTTGCCTTACACAGGTAAAGCTTTTACACCGCCTGTTGCAGAAAAGGAGCCATCTGGTGAAGCAACAGCAGATCAAGGTATGATTGATTCAGCCATGGATCAACTGGAAGGCATCGTCACCATCAGACACTCAGAACATGAAGTTAAAGAAATACTGACACCCGAAGAAGCGCAATTTATTAAAGAGCAATTAAGAGTAAAGCTGGAAATGGTAAAAATTGCCCTGGTTCAGCATAATGAAGGACTTTTTCATTCCGGTCTGGCAGATGCAAAAAAATGGACAGAAGAGCATTTCACCAAGGATGTAGAGGTGAATAATTTTATTGCCGAGTTGGATAGATTTACTACTATTAAAATTCGCAGCCAGTTTCCTGACATCAGCTTATCGTTAAAAATGCTCAGGGATATTACCAAGCTGAGAATAGAAACAGATAAAAGTATGCAACCCGCTGAAACAGTTGTGCCGGTAGAGAATGTTGATGCCGTCAAGCCAACTGAAATAGTTGTACCTGTTGAGAAAATTGAATCAACGAAGCCGACTGAAGTAATCGTTCCCTCTGAAGCAGTACCTGCGGCGCAATAA
- the pdxA gene encoding 4-hydroxythreonine-4-phosphate dehydrogenase PdxA has translation MALNTIQRIALTPGEPAGIGPDLCIQLAQQDLPCQLIVIASPELLTQRAQQLGLSIRLNEFDRSLPPTKQKAGNLTVLPVDLSEPVQYGQTNLLNSRYVLKTITLATKGCIDGLFDAMVTGPVHKGIINDAGFAFSGHTEYIAEITGGHPVMMLATPGLRVALVTTHLPLTEVSPAITHARLRAVIRILDHDLRTRFNLDNPKILVCGLNPHAGENGHLGREEIDVIEPVLEGFRQQGLNLQGPLAADTLFTPKYLDSADAVLAMYHDQGLPVLKYLGFGKAVNITLGLPIIRTSVDHGTALDLAGTGKADIGSLQFALQTALTMATNPSL, from the coding sequence ATGGCTCTTAATACCATACAACGCATTGCATTAACACCCGGCGAACCTGCCGGCATAGGCCCCGATCTTTGCATCCAACTGGCACAGCAGGATTTACCCTGCCAACTCATCGTAATAGCCAGCCCTGAATTATTGACGCAACGCGCACAACAGTTAGGCCTTTCTATCCGGTTAAATGAATTTGACCGCTCGTTACCACCAACAAAGCAGAAAGCCGGAAACTTGACGGTACTCCCTGTTGATCTCTCTGAACCGGTTCAGTATGGACAAACAAACTTGTTGAACAGCCGTTATGTATTAAAAACTATTACTCTAGCAACGAAAGGTTGTATTGATGGGCTTTTTGATGCAATGGTGACGGGCCCAGTACATAAAGGCATTATCAATGATGCCGGCTTTGCCTTTAGCGGTCATACCGAATATATTGCCGAAATCACCGGCGGGCATCCGGTAATGATGCTGGCAACACCGGGCTTGCGGGTTGCCTTGGTGACAACTCACTTACCTCTTACTGAAGTTAGCCCGGCCATCACTCACGCACGCCTTAGAGCCGTCATTCGCATACTGGATCATGATTTACGTACACGCTTTAACCTTGATAATCCAAAAATACTGGTATGTGGGCTTAACCCCCATGCCGGAGAAAATGGTCACTTGGGCCGTGAAGAAATTGACGTTATCGAACCCGTATTAGAAGGCTTCCGCCAACAAGGCCTAAATCTCCAGGGACCACTCGCGGCAGATACCTTATTTACCCCTAAATACCTGGACTCTGCAGATGCCGTGTTAGCCATGTATCATGACCAAGGTTTGCCAGTGCTTAAATACCTGGGCTTTGGAAAAGCGGTCAATATCACGCTGGGATTACCTATTATCCGCACCTCTGTTGACCATGGCACTGCTTTAGACTTGGCAGGTACCGGCAAAGCCGATATCGGCAGCCTGCAATTTGCGTTGCAAACGGCATTAACAATGGCAACTAACCCTTCTTTATAA
- the hemC gene encoding hydroxymethylbilane synthase has translation MAEKIIRIATRQSPLALWQAEHVAELLVLAFPGVRTELVKMMTRGDKILDAPLAKVGGKGLFVKELEQGMLEGLADIAVHSMKDVPVDFPDGLHLAAILTREDPTDAFVSNRYSALNDLPKNARIGTSSLRRECQLKEKFPDAEVVPLRGNVNTRLAKLDAGDYDAIILASAGLKRLGMTKRITQSLDTDVSLPAIGQGAIGIECRTDDLEINKILSALHDTETGLCVSAERAMNARLNGGCQVPIAGFAQLQDGQIVMRGLVGNPDGSVLYRSQRSGGLDQGEVIGRWIAEDLLAQGADEILQALFH, from the coding sequence TTGGCTGAAAAAATTATTCGTATTGCAACACGCCAGAGTCCGTTGGCATTGTGGCAGGCAGAGCATGTCGCAGAATTATTGGTACTGGCATTTCCAGGTGTCAGGACGGAATTAGTTAAAATGATGACGCGCGGCGATAAAATTCTCGATGCACCTTTAGCCAAGGTTGGCGGCAAGGGCTTGTTTGTCAAAGAGTTGGAGCAAGGCATGTTGGAGGGATTGGCTGATATTGCCGTGCATTCGATGAAGGATGTGCCGGTAGATTTTCCTGACGGTTTGCATTTGGCGGCTATTTTGACTCGCGAAGATCCAACAGATGCCTTTGTATCGAATCGTTACTCAGCGTTAAACGACTTACCGAAAAATGCCAGAATTGGCACGTCCAGTTTGCGCAGGGAATGCCAGCTTAAAGAAAAATTTCCTGATGCTGAAGTTGTCCCGTTAAGAGGTAATGTTAATACCCGATTAGCCAAGCTGGATGCGGGTGATTATGATGCAATTATTCTGGCATCAGCCGGTTTAAAAAGATTGGGTATGACTAAACGTATTACGCAATCGCTAGATACCGACGTGAGTCTGCCGGCAATTGGGCAGGGTGCCATTGGTATAGAATGCCGCACCGATGATTTGGAAATTAACAAAATTTTAAGTGCGTTGCATGATACAGAAACGGGTCTTTGTGTTTCTGCCGAGCGAGCGATGAATGCACGATTGAATGGTGGTTGCCAAGTGCCAATTGCAGGTTTTGCGCAATTACAGGATGGGCAAATAGTCATGCGCGGATTAGTTGGCAATCCTGATGGTAGTGTGCTGTATAGATCGCAACGTTCGGGCGGGTTGGATCAGGGTGAAGTTATCGGTCGATGGATTGCTGAAGATCTTCTGGCGCAGGGTGCGGATGAAATTTTGCAGGCGTTATTTCATTGA
- a CDS encoding heme biosynthesis HemY N-terminal domain-containing protein: MKKLFYFLGPLIATVVLAFFVNYWLQQYDNPGYVLIGIGHWSLETSLVVFAVSQIFGFFVLYLFFRILGWLFRLPGQMHSRGKNIKFNRSQEALIAGLVDSAEGNWEKAENVLIKHASHSGAPLIHYLTAARAAQSRGAFDKRDEYLRTATDQAPDSSVVIGLTQAELNLSGNQFEQALETLTRLHSIDPTHASVLKLLHQTYQQVGDWQGIRKLIPSLHTNKILMEAEVKLLETEAFSELLKQSAEKGKIEEIQALWSEVPKYIKAMAGISAIYFAAMIDAGAGAEIENELAGTLSVAWDETLVVLFGSIQSNDVAKQLETAEKWSYVHQENAVLLAVLGNLAIKCDDTFKAESYLAKSIAAEPTVQAYQLLGDLLFAQGDKDNAFKCYKSGLELASSEIVSRIDTVS, from the coding sequence ATGAAAAAATTATTTTATTTTCTAGGTCCCCTTATTGCCACAGTTGTCTTGGCATTTTTTGTCAATTACTGGTTACAGCAGTATGATAATCCGGGTTATGTGCTGATTGGCATTGGGCATTGGTCTCTTGAAACATCGCTGGTAGTTTTTGCCGTTAGCCAGATATTTGGTTTTTTTGTCTTGTATCTATTCTTCCGTATTTTGGGCTGGTTGTTCAGGCTGCCCGGGCAAATGCATAGTCGTGGTAAAAATATTAAATTTAACCGCTCTCAAGAAGCATTAATTGCCGGGTTGGTTGACTCTGCAGAAGGTAATTGGGAAAAAGCGGAAAATGTTTTAATTAAACACGCATCTCATAGTGGTGCGCCGTTAATTCATTATTTGACTGCCGCAAGGGCCGCCCAATCGCGTGGCGCATTTGATAAAAGAGATGAGTATTTAAGAACAGCTACTGATCAGGCACCTGATTCCAGTGTGGTTATAGGTCTGACGCAAGCTGAACTGAATTTGTCCGGGAATCAGTTTGAGCAGGCCTTGGAAACATTGACCCGATTACATTCCATTGACCCGACACATGCCAGCGTTTTAAAGCTATTGCATCAAACTTATCAGCAGGTAGGCGACTGGCAAGGGATAAGAAAACTCATTCCTTCGTTGCATACTAATAAAATTTTGATGGAGGCCGAAGTAAAGTTACTGGAAACCGAGGCCTTTAGTGAGTTGCTAAAACAGTCTGCTGAAAAAGGTAAGATTGAAGAAATTCAAGCATTATGGTCAGAAGTTCCCAAGTATATAAAAGCCATGGCAGGTATTTCGGCTATCTATTTTGCCGCAATGATTGATGCCGGGGCAGGTGCCGAGATTGAAAACGAGCTGGCCGGTACTTTATCCGTTGCTTGGGATGAAACCTTAGTGGTATTGTTCGGAAGCATTCAGTCGAATGATGTTGCCAAGCAGCTTGAAACCGCTGAAAAATGGTCTTATGTACATCAAGAAAATGCCGTGTTGTTAGCGGTTCTCGGTAACTTGGCTATTAAATGTGACGACACCTTTAAAGCTGAAAGTTATCTCGCTAAAAGTATCGCTGCAGAACCTACCGTTCAGGCTTATCAATTATTGGGTGATTTGTTGTTTGCACAAGGCGATAAAGATAACGCATTCAAGTGTTATAAGAGTGGTTTGGAATTGGCGTCCAGTGAAATTGTCAGTCGAATAGATACGGTATCATAA
- a CDS encoding uroporphyrinogen-III synthase, translating into MIKSLKGAQVLVTRPAHQAENLSHLIEACGGVAVRFPTLAIAALDNSGEIDNTLTHLDGYQWLIFISTNAVTMHSYYSDDVKIKKIKSIRIVAIGKATAQALAMAGLPVDLVPESGYNSEALLAMPEMKDIAGQHYLIVRGKGGREELAVTLRSRGAIVEYLDVYKRIIPDIDSSQVSLLIAQDKLDVITITSGEALQNLLIMLAEKYHQRLFEVALVVVSNRIRQIAADLGFKRIAVTQSPSDMAILETVSMCVTGGIEWPN; encoded by the coding sequence TTGATTAAATCGTTAAAGGGCGCGCAGGTATTAGTGACTCGTCCGGCACATCAAGCAGAAAACTTAAGTCATTTAATTGAAGCGTGCGGTGGTGTGGCTGTACGGTTTCCAACACTCGCTATTGCGGCGTTGGATAATTCTGGCGAGATAGACAATACCCTGACACATTTGGACGGGTATCAATGGCTTATTTTTATTAGTACTAATGCAGTAACAATGCACAGTTACTATTCAGATGATGTTAAAATTAAAAAGATTAAGTCAATACGAATTGTTGCAATAGGAAAGGCAACTGCGCAAGCCTTGGCTATGGCTGGCTTGCCGGTCGATTTAGTACCTGAAAGTGGCTATAATAGCGAGGCATTGCTGGCAATGCCGGAAATGAAGGATATTGCCGGGCAGCATTATTTAATCGTTCGTGGCAAAGGTGGACGTGAAGAATTGGCCGTTACGTTACGCAGTAGAGGTGCAATTGTTGAGTATTTGGATGTCTATAAAAGAATAATTCCGGATATTGACAGCTCGCAAGTCAGTTTATTGATTGCCCAAGATAAGTTGGATGTCATCACGATAACCAGTGGTGAAGCCTTGCAAAACTTGTTAATCATGTTGGCAGAAAAATATCATCAGCGATTGTTCGAAGTGGCTCTCGTGGTAGTTAGTAACAGAATAAGGCAAATAGCTGCCGACTTAGGCTTTAAACGAATTGCAGTGACCCAGAGTCCTTCAGATATGGCAATTCTTGAGACAGTATCAATGTGTGTAACAGGAGGAATAGAGTGGCCGAATTGA